A genome region from Bacteroides stercoris ATCC 43183 includes the following:
- a CDS encoding HlyD family secretion protein, whose amino-acid sequence MDTKSQNSNMLLAFLTLTGVIAIVALVGFFMLRKGPEIIQGQAEVTEYRVSSKVPGRILEFRVKEGQSVQAGDTLAILEAPDVQAKLEQARAAEAAAQAQNEKALKGARQEQIQAAYEIWQKARAGLAIAEKSYKRVKNLHDQGVMSAQKLDEVTAQRDAAQATEKAAQAQYTMAKNGAEREDKAAAAALVERAKGAVAEVESYIRETCLIAQTAGEVSEIFPKTGELVGTGAPIMNIAVMDDMWVTFNVREDLLQGLGMGTEFEAFIPALDRNIRLKVYYLKDLGTYAAWKATKTTGQFDLKTFEVKASPLEKTEGLRPGMSVILNK is encoded by the coding sequence ATGGATACAAAATCACAAAACAGTAACATGTTGCTGGCATTCCTCACCCTGACGGGAGTAATCGCCATCGTTGCCCTCGTAGGTTTCTTCATGCTGCGCAAAGGGCCGGAAATCATACAAGGGCAGGCCGAAGTAACAGAGTATCGCGTATCGAGCAAAGTACCGGGACGTATCCTGGAGTTCCGGGTGAAAGAGGGACAGAGCGTGCAGGCAGGAGATACGCTTGCCATTCTCGAAGCCCCGGATGTGCAGGCAAAACTGGAACAGGCCCGTGCTGCCGAAGCCGCCGCACAAGCCCAAAACGAAAAAGCCTTGAAAGGCGCCCGCCAGGAACAGATACAGGCAGCCTACGAAATATGGCAAAAAGCCCGGGCAGGACTTGCCATTGCCGAAAAATCGTACAAACGCGTAAAGAACCTGCACGACCAGGGAGTGATGTCCGCCCAGAAGCTGGACGAAGTTACCGCCCAGCGCGATGCCGCACAAGCCACTGAAAAAGCCGCACAAGCCCAGTACACTATGGCGAAGAACGGCGCGGAACGCGAGGACAAGGCTGCCGCAGCCGCCCTGGTAGAGCGTGCGAAAGGCGCTGTTGCCGAAGTGGAATCATACATCAGGGAAACCTGCTTGATAGCGCAGACAGCCGGAGAGGTTTCCGAAATATTCCCCAAAACAGGCGAACTGGTAGGCACAGGCGCCCCCATCATGAACATTGCCGTTATGGACGATATGTGGGTCACTTTCAACGTGCGCGAGGATTTATTGCAGGGACTGGGCATGGGAACCGAATTTGAAGCTTTCATCCCCGCCCTCGACAGGAACATCCGTCTGAAAGTATACTACCTGAAAGACCTCGGCACATACGCCGCCTGGAAAGCTACCAAAACAACCGGACAGTTCGACTTAAAGACATTTGAAGTCAAGGCATCTCCACTGGAGAAAACAGAAGGCCTGCGTCCGGGTATGAGCGTGATATTGAATAAGTGA
- a CDS encoding TolC family protein: MKKFFCFIYLTCLMLPTSAQGILSLDSCRALAVANNKELLISREKINAAHYRKKEAFTNYLPKISATGGYMRNQKEFSLLNDAQKGALGSVGTQVSGALQNGIQGMMTQYPQLAQNPQFMALVQSLGNIDIATPLNGLGQSLVDAFRTDTRNMYAGALTLTQPLYMGGKIRAYNKITRYAEELARQQHNSGMQEVILSTDQAYWQVVSLANKKKLAESYLELLQKLESDIDKMIAEGVATKADGLSVKVKVNEAEMTLTKVNDGLSLSRMLLCQLCGLDLSTPVTLADEQEDDLLPTPADNSSIDMNNVYATRPEVRSLELAAQIYKQKVNVIRSEFLPSVALIGNYMATNPSVFNSFENKFKGMWNVGVMVSIPVWHWGEGIYKVKAAKSEARISRYQLDDAKEKIELQVSQSVFKVNEAAKKLIMAEKNLEKADENLRYATLGFEEGVIPASNVLEAHTAWLSAQSEKIDAQIDVKLTEIYLKKATGSLNIEN; this comes from the coding sequence ATGAAAAAGTTCTTCTGTTTCATCTACTTGACCTGCCTGATGCTGCCAACGAGCGCACAGGGCATCCTGAGCCTGGATAGTTGCCGTGCACTGGCCGTAGCCAACAATAAGGAGCTGCTGATAAGCCGCGAGAAAATCAATGCGGCGCACTACCGTAAAAAAGAAGCATTTACAAACTATCTGCCCAAGATTTCCGCTACCGGCGGATATATGCGCAACCAGAAAGAGTTTTCCTTATTGAACGATGCACAGAAAGGTGCACTCGGCAGTGTAGGAACGCAGGTAAGCGGCGCGCTGCAAAACGGAATCCAGGGAATGATGACCCAATACCCGCAACTGGCACAGAACCCGCAATTCATGGCACTTGTGCAATCATTGGGCAATATAGACATTGCCACTCCGCTCAACGGATTGGGACAATCGCTCGTAGATGCTTTCCGCACCGACACACGCAATATGTATGCCGGAGCGCTGACGCTGACCCAACCCCTCTATATGGGCGGCAAGATACGCGCCTACAACAAAATAACCAGATATGCCGAAGAACTGGCACGCCAGCAGCACAACAGCGGAATGCAGGAAGTAATTCTGAGCACCGACCAGGCATACTGGCAAGTGGTGTCTCTCGCCAACAAGAAGAAACTGGCGGAAAGCTATCTCGAACTCCTGCAAAAACTGGAAAGCGACATAGACAAGATGATTGCCGAAGGAGTGGCGACCAAAGCGGACGGACTGTCGGTAAAAGTCAAAGTGAACGAAGCCGAAATGACACTGACAAAAGTAAACGACGGTTTAAGCCTTTCCAGAATGTTGCTATGCCAACTATGCGGATTAGACCTTTCCACTCCCGTCACTCTGGCAGACGAGCAGGAAGACGACCTGCTCCCCACCCCGGCCGACAACAGCAGCATCGACATGAATAACGTATATGCCACACGGCCGGAAGTGCGCAGCCTGGAACTCGCCGCACAAATCTATAAGCAGAAAGTGAACGTGATCCGTTCGGAATTCCTGCCGTCCGTAGCGCTCATCGGAAACTATATGGCAACCAATCCGTCCGTATTCAACAGCTTCGAAAACAAGTTCAAGGGCATGTGGAACGTAGGCGTCATGGTCAGCATACCTGTCTGGCATTGGGGAGAAGGCATCTACAAGGTAAAAGCCGCCAAGTCCGAAGCACGCATCAGCCGGTACCAACTGGACGATGCCAAAGAAAAGATAGAACTGCAGGTCAGCCAATCGGTTTTCAAGGTAAACGAAGCGGCCAAGAAACTTATCATGGCGGAGAAGAACCTGGAAAAGGCTGATGAGAACCTGCGCTACGCCACTCTCGGATTCGAGGAAGGGGTTATCCCGGCAAGCAATGTATTGGAAGCCCACACCGCCTGGTTGTCTGCCCAATCGGAAAAGATAGATGCACAGATAGACGTGAAGCTGACGGAAATCTATCTGAAGAAAGCAACGGGAAGTCTGAATATCGAGAATTAA
- the mdh gene encoding malate dehydrogenase, which produces MSKVTVVGAGNVGATCANVLAFNEVADEVVMLDVKEGVSEGKAMDMMQTAQLLGFDTTVVGCTNDYEKTANSDVVVITSGIPRKPGMTREELIGVNAGIVKSVAQNILKYSPNAILVVISNPMDTMTYLSLKSLGIPKNRIIGMGGALDSSRFKYFLSQALGCNANEVEGMVIGGHGDTTMIPLARLATYKGQPVSTLLSAEKLDEVVASTMVGGATLTKLLGTSAWYAPGAAGAYVVESIIHNQKKMIPCSVYLEGEYGESDICIGVPVILGKNGIEKIVELELNADEKAKFAASAAAVHKTNAALKEVGAL; this is translated from the coding sequence ATGTCAAAAGTAACCGTAGTAGGTGCAGGTAACGTAGGTGCTACATGCGCTAATGTGTTAGCCTTTAATGAAGTGGCTGACGAAGTGGTAATGCTGGATGTTAAAGAAGGCGTTTCAGAGGGTAAAGCAATGGATATGATGCAGACTGCTCAACTGTTGGGCTTCGATACCACTGTTGTAGGTTGTACCAACGATTATGAGAAGACAGCTAACTCCGATGTTGTGGTAATCACTTCCGGTATTCCCCGTAAGCCGGGTATGACCCGCGAAGAGTTGATTGGTGTGAATGCAGGCATCGTTAAGTCGGTTGCGCAGAACATTCTGAAATATTCTCCCAACGCTATCCTCGTGGTTATCTCCAACCCGATGGACACTATGACTTATCTGTCTTTGAAATCTCTGGGTATCCCCAAGAACCGTATCATCGGTATGGGCGGCGCTTTGGACAGCTCTCGTTTCAAATACTTCCTGTCTCAGGCTTTGGGCTGCAATGCCAACGAAGTAGAAGGTATGGTTATCGGCGGTCACGGTGATACTACCATGATTCCTCTGGCTCGTCTGGCTACGTACAAAGGCCAGCCGGTAAGCACGCTGTTGAGCGCGGAAAAACTGGATGAAGTAGTTGCTTCCACTATGGTAGGCGGCGCTACGCTGACTAAGTTGCTGGGTACTTCTGCATGGTATGCTCCGGGTGCGGCAGGTGCTTATGTGGTTGAATCCATCATCCACAACCAGAAGAAGATGATTCCTTGCTCGGTATATCTGGAAGGTGAATACGGCGAATCGGATATCTGCATCGGTGTTCCCGTTATCCTTGGCAAGAACGGTATCGAAAAGATTGTTGAACTGGAACTGAACGCTGACGAAAAAGCTAAATTCGCTGCCAGCGCCGCTGCCGTCCACAAGACAAATGCTGCTCTGAAAGAAGTAGGCGCTCTCTAA
- a CDS encoding NAD kinase, with translation MKFAIFGNTYQAKKSSHAENLFRLLAQHQAQLCVCREFYNFLTSDLHLNIPPAELFDGDDFRADMVISIGGDGTFLKAASRVGKKNIPILGINTGRLGFLADISPEEMEETIDEIYNNHYKVEERSVLQLKCDDEKLMEYPYALNEIAVLKRDSSSMISIHTAINGAHLTTYQADGLVIATPTGSTAYSLSVGGPVIVSHSKTIAITPVAPHSLNVRPIVICDDWEITLDVESRSHNFLVAVDGRSESCKETTRLTISRADYSIKVVKRFNHIFFDTLRNKMMWGADVR, from the coding sequence ATGAAATTTGCCATATTCGGAAATACCTACCAGGCGAAAAAGTCATCGCATGCCGAAAATCTTTTCCGCCTGCTGGCTCAGCATCAGGCACAACTCTGTGTCTGCCGCGAGTTCTATAATTTCCTGACTTCCGACCTACACCTCAACATTCCGCCCGCCGAATTGTTCGACGGTGACGACTTCCGCGCCGATATGGTTATCAGCATCGGCGGTGACGGCACGTTTTTGAAAGCCGCCAGCCGTGTAGGCAAGAAAAACATTCCTATTCTGGGCATCAATACGGGACGCCTCGGCTTTCTGGCCGACATATCGCCCGAAGAAATGGAAGAAACGATTGACGAAATCTACAACAACCACTATAAAGTAGAGGAACGCAGCGTATTACAGTTGAAGTGCGATGATGAAAAACTGATGGAATATCCGTACGCCCTCAATGAAATAGCCGTACTGAAACGTGACAGTTCGTCCATGATAAGCATCCATACCGCCATCAACGGAGCACACCTCACCACTTATCAGGCCGACGGACTGGTCATTGCCACCCCTACCGGTTCCACCGCCTATTCGCTAAGTGTGGGCGGCCCGGTCATCGTATCTCACAGCAAGACCATCGCCATCACCCCCGTTGCCCCTCACAGCCTGAATGTACGTCCCATTGTCATCTGCGACGACTGGGAAATCACGCTCGATGTGGAAAGCCGCAGCCACAACTTCCTCGTAGCCGTCGACGGACGAAGCGAATCGTGCAAGGAGACTACGCGGCTCACTATTTCACGTGCGGACTATTCCATAAAGGTAGTGAAACGATTCAATCACATCTTTTTCGATACGTTGCGGAATAAGATGATGTGGGGAGCAGATGTGAGATAA
- a CDS encoding pyridoxine 5'-phosphate synthase yields MTRLSVNINKVATLRNARGGNVPNVVKVALDCESFGADGITVHPRPDERHIRKSDVYDLRPLLRTEFNIEGYPAPEFIDLVLKVKPHQVTLVPDSPTQLTSNSGWDTKANLEFLTEVLEAFNTAGIRTSVFVSTDAEMIEYAAKAGADRVELYTEPYATAFPKNPEAAVAPFVEAARTARSLGLGLNAGHDLSLENLNYFYKNIPWLDEVSIGHALISDALYLGLERTIQEYKNCLR; encoded by the coding sequence ATGACTAGATTAAGTGTAAATATTAATAAAGTAGCGACATTGCGTAACGCACGTGGAGGAAATGTGCCTAATGTTGTAAAAGTGGCGTTGGATTGCGAGAGTTTTGGAGCCGACGGTATAACGGTGCATCCGCGTCCCGATGAAAGACATATCCGTAAGAGCGATGTTTACGACCTGCGTCCGCTGTTGCGCACGGAGTTTAATATAGAGGGATATCCCGCACCCGAATTTATCGACTTGGTACTGAAAGTGAAACCGCATCAGGTAACGTTGGTTCCGGATAGCCCCACTCAGTTGACTTCCAACTCCGGCTGGGACACGAAAGCCAATCTGGAGTTTCTGACCGAAGTGCTGGAAGCGTTCAATACCGCCGGTATCCGTACGTCGGTATTCGTGTCTACCGATGCAGAGATGATAGAGTATGCCGCCAAAGCCGGTGCCGACCGGGTGGAACTCTATACCGAGCCCTATGCTACGGCATTCCCTAAAAATCCGGAAGCTGCGGTAGCTCCTTTTGTGGAAGCAGCCAGAACGGCACGCAGCCTGGGACTGGGACTGAATGCAGGCCATGACCTGAGTCTGGAAAATCTGAATTATTTCTATAAAAACATACCCTGGCTGGATGAGGTCTCTATCGGTCATGCGCTGATTAGCGATGCTTTGTATCTGGGATTGGAACGTACCATTCAGGAATATAAAAACTGTCTCCGCTGA
- a CDS encoding MotA/TolQ/ExbB proton channel family protein yields MNLMLLLAQVAPALADSVAGANPVLTPIAAPDEMNLWSMAVKGGWIMVVLGVLSVVCFYILFERNYVIRKAGKEDPMFMDKIKDYILGGEIKAAIAYCRSVDTPSARMIEKGISRLGRPVNDVQAAIENVGNIEVAKLEKGLTIMATISGGAPMIGFLGTVTGMVRAFFEMANAGNNIDITLLSGGIYEAMITTVGGLIVGIIAMFAYNYLVTLVDGVVNKMEAKTMAFMDLLNEPAK; encoded by the coding sequence ATGAATCTTATGTTGTTATTGGCCCAAGTGGCTCCGGCGTTGGCCGATTCTGTTGCCGGCGCCAATCCGGTACTTACTCCCATTGCCGCTCCCGATGAAATGAATCTGTGGAGCATGGCTGTCAAGGGTGGTTGGATTATGGTAGTGCTCGGAGTACTCTCCGTAGTGTGCTTCTATATTCTGTTCGAGCGCAATTACGTTATCCGTAAGGCGGGCAAGGAAGACCCTATGTTTATGGATAAGATCAAGGATTATATTCTGGGTGGTGAGATTAAGGCCGCCATTGCCTATTGCCGCAGTGTGGATACGCCTTCGGCACGGATGATAGAGAAAGGTATCAGCCGGTTGGGACGCCCGGTGAATGATGTGCAGGCAGCCATAGAGAATGTCGGCAACATCGAAGTGGCGAAACTGGAAAAGGGGCTGACCATCATGGCTACCATTTCGGGCGGCGCTCCGATGATTGGTTTCCTGGGTACGGTGACCGGTATGGTGCGTGCTTTCTTTGAAATGGCGAATGCCGGTAATAATATCGACATCACCCTGCTTTCCGGCGGTATATACGAGGCTATGATTACTACGGTAGGCGGTCTGATTGTGGGCATCATCGCCATGTTCGCCTACAATTACCTGGTGACGCTGGTGGACGGTGTGGTAAATAAAATGGAAGCCAAGACAATGGCTTTCATGGACTTGCTGAACGAGCCTGCCAAATAA